The following are encoded together in the Aciduricibacillus chroicocephali genome:
- the atpG gene encoding ATP synthase F1 subunit gamma, whose amino-acid sequence MASLRDIKNRIESTKKTKQITKAMHMVSASKRNKAEQNAKQFIPYSEKIRQVVAHIASHSSHSHPMLTKRDVKKTGYLLITSDRGLAGGYNANVLRKLQQTIREKHSSPDEYSIIVIGRIGYEYCRKRNMPVIKSMIGLSDHPSYNDVNSLASEAVQMYVDEEIDELSIIYNHYVSAISQEVTKKTLLPIEQSWEASGGARSVYEYEPSEEKILESLLPQYAESLIYGALLDGKASEHAARMTAMQSATDNANEIIDDLTLSYNRARQAAITQEITEIIGGAAALE is encoded by the coding sequence ATGGCATCGTTGCGCGATATTAAAAATAGAATTGAATCAACGAAGAAGACGAAACAGATTACAAAAGCCATGCACATGGTTTCCGCGTCAAAACGGAACAAAGCGGAACAGAACGCCAAGCAGTTCATTCCATATAGTGAGAAAATTCGCCAAGTCGTCGCGCATATCGCATCCCATTCAAGCCACTCGCATCCAATGCTCACAAAGCGTGATGTGAAGAAGACGGGATACTTGCTTATCACGTCGGACAGAGGGCTTGCTGGCGGGTACAACGCGAACGTACTGCGTAAATTGCAGCAGACAATCCGTGAAAAGCACTCCAGCCCGGATGAATATTCAATTATCGTCATCGGTCGAATTGGTTATGAATATTGCCGCAAACGCAATATGCCGGTCATCAAGAGCATGATCGGTCTCTCTGACCATCCGAGTTACAATGACGTGAATTCTCTTGCATCAGAAGCTGTCCAGATGTATGTCGATGAAGAGATTGATGAACTATCAATTATCTACAATCACTATGTCAGCGCGATTTCTCAGGAAGTGACGAAGAAGACACTTCTTCCGATTGAACAATCCTGGGAAGCGAGCGGCGGTGCAAGAAGTGTTTATGAATATGAACCGAGCGAAGAGAAGATTTTGGAATCCTTGCTTCCTCAATATGCTGAGAGCCTCATTTATGGTGCGCTTCTCGATGGCAAGGCGAGTGAGCATGCAGCACGCATGACTGCAATGCAGAGTGCGACTGACAATGCGAATGAAATTATTGATGATCTGACCCTTTCCTATAACAGAGCTCGCCAGGCAGCCATCACTCAGGAGATTACTG
- the atpE gene encoding F0F1 ATP synthase subunit C: MELLAAAIAIGLAAVGAGIGNGLIVGRTIEGIARQPELKSQLQGTMFLGIGLVEALPIIAVVVALLDMFVFR; this comes from the coding sequence ATGGAACTTTTAGCAGCTGCAATCGCAATCGGCCTCGCAGCGGTCGGTGCCGGTATCGGTAACGGTCTAATCGTAGGTCGTACAATTGAAGGGATCGCCCGTCAGCCAGAATTGAAGAGCCAATTGCAAGGTACAATGTTCCTCGGTATCGGTCTTGTTGAAGCATTGCCGATCATCGCCGTCGTTGTTGCCCTTCTTGACATGTTCGTATTCAGATAA
- a CDS encoding ATP synthase subunit I: MSHFDTMAARQRKWMFYLLALFVLGAGFTPYHRIFLGLLLGTVFSFYNMWLLQRRVKYLGDAVERNERPKGLGTAARFASAVAAIAIAGKYVMHLDVLSVILGLLTSYIVIVADYLLFELHKSKIKEGESNGT; encoded by the coding sequence ATGTCACATTTTGATACGATGGCCGCTCGACAGCGGAAATGGATGTTCTATCTTCTGGCCTTGTTCGTTCTGGGTGCAGGTTTTACCCCTTACCACCGAATATTCCTCGGGCTTCTTCTTGGTACTGTTTTCAGCTTCTACAATATGTGGCTTTTGCAGCGCAGGGTGAAGTATTTAGGTGATGCCGTCGAACGGAACGAAAGGCCAAAAGGGCTCGGTACAGCAGCGAGATTCGCTTCAGCAGTTGCGGCAATAGCGATTGCAGGCAAGTATGTTATGCATTTGGATGTGCTATCTGTCATCCTTGGTCTGCTCACGTCATATATTGTCATCGTCGCGGACTATCTTCTGTTTGAGCTGCACAAATCCAAAATAAAAGAAGGTGAATCAAATGGAACATGA
- the motB gene encoding flagellar motor protein MotB, translating into MAKRNKKKHDDHIDESWLLPYADILTLLLALFIVLFAMSSVDAQKFQQLSQVFNTVFVGEKGILEQGELPPGEAPSTEIPTKKEDEQNKDKKDQQFDYSLQEQEELTKVKERVDKYIDNNKLADEFDTKLTNEGLLITIGDNALFGSGSADVRNSDKKTAKKLANLLFMDPQREVVISGHTDNIPIKNSEYDSNWDLSVSRAVNFMKLILENKKLDPRSFSAKGSGEYQPIASNKTKEGREKNRRVEILVLPITQKAE; encoded by the coding sequence ATGGCGAAGAGGAATAAGAAGAAGCATGATGATCATATTGATGAGTCCTGGCTCCTTCCTTATGCGGATATTCTGACGTTGTTGCTGGCGCTCTTTATCGTTCTATTCGCGATGAGTTCAGTTGATGCCCAGAAATTCCAGCAGCTGTCCCAAGTCTTCAACACGGTCTTTGTCGGAGAGAAGGGAATACTTGAGCAAGGTGAACTGCCTCCGGGCGAGGCGCCGAGCACTGAGATCCCGACGAAAAAGGAAGATGAACAGAACAAGGACAAGAAGGATCAGCAATTTGACTATTCTTTACAGGAGCAGGAAGAACTGACGAAGGTCAAGGAACGAGTGGACAAGTACATCGACAATAATAAGCTGGCGGATGAATTTGACACAAAATTGACAAACGAAGGTCTTTTGATCACAATCGGCGACAATGCTCTCTTCGGTTCGGGAAGTGCCGATGTCCGTAATTCCGATAAGAAGACTGCCAAGAAATTGGCTAATTTGCTCTTCATGGATCCGCAGCGTGAGGTCGTCATCAGCGGTCATACGGATAACATCCCGATTAAGAACTCCGAATATGATTCGAACTGGGATCTTAGTGTGAGCAGGGCGGTCAATTTCATGAAACTGATTCTTGAGAATAAGAAGCTGGATCCACGAAGCTTCAGCGCGAAAGGTTCTGGTGAGTACCAGCCGATCGCCTCCAACAAAACTAAAGAGGGAAGAGAGAAGAACAGAAGAGTTGAGATTCTAGTACTTCCAATCACACAAAAGGCAGAATGA
- the atpB gene encoding F0F1 ATP synthase subunit A: MEHEAPIVENAFGIPWLSFDLSNVLMIIVTTVIVLVLIILGARSLQMRPKGVQNVMEWILEFVRGLISDSMDWKMAKVFLPLGLALITYILTANLLGVVTMVSIGDKLWWKSPTSDPGITLSLAVFVILLSHYYGVKVRGTKNYLKSYFQPYPVFLPINIIEEFANTLTLGLRLFGNIYAGEVLLTLLAGLMTTNIFGLIGGAIPMLAWQGFSIFIGGIQAYIFTMLTMVYISHKISSEH, encoded by the coding sequence ATGGAACATGAAGCACCGATAGTGGAAAATGCGTTCGGCATTCCGTGGCTCTCATTCGACTTGTCCAATGTCCTCATGATCATTGTGACAACGGTGATTGTGCTCGTGCTGATCATTCTCGGTGCACGTAGTTTGCAAATGCGGCCAAAAGGTGTCCAGAACGTCATGGAATGGATCCTTGAGTTCGTCAGAGGGCTCATTAGCGACTCGATGGATTGGAAGATGGCAAAAGTCTTTCTGCCACTTGGATTGGCGCTCATCACATACATACTGACCGCCAACCTGCTTGGAGTTGTCACAATGGTTTCTATAGGTGACAAACTATGGTGGAAATCGCCGACATCCGATCCGGGCATCACGTTGTCTCTAGCTGTTTTTGTAATACTTCTATCCCATTACTACGGGGTCAAGGTGAGAGGCACGAAGAATTATCTGAAAAGCTATTTCCAGCCATACCCGGTGTTTCTGCCGATCAACATCATTGAAGAATTTGCGAACACGCTTACACTTGGTCTGCGACTGTTCGGTAACATCTATGCCGGGGAAGTACTCCTTACCCTGCTAGCCGGCCTGATGACGACGAATATATTCGGACTCATCGGAGGAGCCATTCCAATGCTCGCCTGGCAAGGATTCAGCATATTCATTGGTGGAATCCAAGCTTATATTTTCACAATGTTGACGATGGTTTATATTTCGCACAAGATTTCAAGCGAACATTAA
- the atpF gene encoding F0F1 ATP synthase subunit B → MSATIGTPYIFASLGGLHIGDILVQLICFLILLVIGRKFAWGPIMNMMKKREDYVISEIEAAEKSRKEAAELAVKSEERLKEAKQDAQRIIDDARTIASKQEQEIIEQARLESERLKKAAQADIRNEKEKAIQALQDQVASLSVLIATKVIEKELSDQDQARLIDDYVKQLGETNE, encoded by the coding sequence ATGTCCGCAACGATTGGAACGCCGTACATATTCGCAAGTCTTGGTGGCCTGCATATCGGCGATATTCTCGTTCAGCTCATCTGTTTCCTCATTCTTCTTGTAATCGGAAGAAAGTTCGCCTGGGGCCCAATCATGAATATGATGAAAAAGCGCGAGGACTATGTCATTTCCGAAATTGAAGCGGCTGAAAAAAGTCGCAAGGAAGCGGCCGAACTTGCCGTGAAATCGGAAGAGCGTCTGAAGGAAGCGAAACAGGATGCGCAGAGAATTATCGATGATGCACGCACGATTGCAAGCAAGCAGGAGCAGGAAATCATTGAACAGGCGCGTCTGGAATCGGAACGTTTGAAGAAAGCGGCCCAAGCCGATATCCGCAACGAAAAGGAAAAGGCCATCCAGGCATTGCAGGATCAAGTTGCATCACTTTCTGTACTCATTGCAACAAAAGTCATCGAAAAAGAGCTGTCCGACCAAGATCAGGCACGTCTCATCGACGATTATGTGAAGCAGCTGGGTGAGACAAATGAGTGA
- the motA gene encoding flagellar motor stator protein MotA: protein MDITSLVGIILGLIAVFVGMVLKGVSLTALINPAAILIIILGTISVILIAFPLSEVKKVPKLLGIIMKNQKTMEMGELIGFFSELAQLARQEGLLALDAKIAEIEDPFLRRGLRFAVDGQSAEYIRDILGEEISAMEARHAGNSSIFSQAGTYAPTLGVLGAVVGLIAALGNLDNPDELGHAIAAAFVATMLGIFTGYVFWHPFANKLKRKSLAEVQTKEIMIEGILSILEGEPPRVIEEKLASYLPVSERQAALAGSEDESDGEEE, encoded by the coding sequence ATGGATATAACATCTTTAGTTGGTATAATACTCGGTCTGATTGCAGTTTTTGTCGGGATGGTGTTGAAAGGTGTCAGCTTGACTGCTTTGATCAACCCGGCAGCAATTCTCATCATCATTCTCGGAACGATTTCCGTTATTCTGATTGCTTTTCCACTTTCAGAAGTAAAAAAGGTACCGAAGCTGCTTGGCATCATCATGAAGAATCAGAAGACGATGGAGATGGGCGAGTTGATCGGCTTTTTCTCAGAATTGGCTCAGCTTGCAAGACAGGAAGGGCTGCTTGCTCTTGATGCCAAAATTGCAGAGATTGAAGACCCGTTCTTGAGACGCGGTCTGCGCTTCGCTGTTGACGGACAGAGTGCGGAGTACATCCGTGACATCTTGGGCGAAGAGATTTCAGCAATGGAAGCACGCCATGCCGGGAATTCATCCATCTTCTCGCAGGCGGGCACATATGCACCGACACTTGGGGTACTTGGAGCGGTAGTCGGTCTTATTGCGGCGCTTGGTAACTTGGACAACCCTGATGAACTTGGTCACGCGATTGCAGCTGCATTCGTAGCGACAATGCTCGGTATTTTCACTGGTTATGTGTTCTGGCACCCGTTCGCTAATAAGCTGAAACGCAAATCATTGGCTGAAGTACAGACAAAGGAAATTATGATCGAAGGTATCCTTTCTATACTTGAAGGGGAACCGCCGCGTGTCATTGAGGAGAAGCTCGCTTCGTATCTTCCAGTGAGCGAACGCCAAGCTGCTCTTGCAGGATCGGAGGATGAAAGCGATGGCGAAGAGGAATAA
- the atpA gene encoding F0F1 ATP synthase subunit alpha, with amino-acid sequence MAIKAEEISSLIKQQIETFESDLEVKDIGTVIEIGDGIARVHGLDEVMAGELIEFSNGVMGMAQNLEESNVGVVILGPYTEIKEGDEVRRTGRIMQVPVGEEMIGRVVNPLGQPIDGQGAINTSKTRPVEAEAPGIMDRKSVSEPLQTGIKAIDALVPIGRGQRELIIGDRQTGKTALAVDTILNQKGKDMICIYVAIGQKDSTVRSTVETFRRYGALDYTIVVSAGASEPAPLLYLAPYSGVAIGEEFMYNGKNVLVVYDDLSKQAVAYRELSLLLRRPPGREAFPGDVFYLHSRLLERAAKLSDEKGGGSLTALPFVETQAGDISAYIPTNVISITDGQIFLQSDLFFAGVRPAINAGLSVSRVGGAAQIKAMKKVAGTLRLDLASYRELEAFAQFGSDLDKATKAKLDRGQRTVEVLKQGLHKPLAVEKQVAIIYALTHGYIDDVPVHDVERFEAELFDYLDEHHKEMLDSINKTGNLPEEQEMNGAIEGFKRTFLTTESAQ; translated from the coding sequence ATGGCGATCAAAGCCGAAGAGATCAGTTCTCTGATCAAGCAGCAGATCGAAACATTCGAATCCGATCTCGAAGTAAAAGATATCGGAACTGTCATTGAAATCGGTGACGGAATCGCCCGTGTCCATGGACTTGATGAAGTCATGGCAGGGGAGCTTATTGAATTCTCCAATGGTGTCATGGGGATGGCACAGAACTTGGAAGAATCCAATGTCGGTGTCGTCATTCTTGGACCATATACAGAGATCAAAGAAGGCGATGAAGTAAGAAGAACAGGCCGCATCATGCAAGTGCCTGTAGGTGAAGAAATGATCGGCCGCGTCGTCAATCCGCTCGGTCAGCCGATTGACGGTCAAGGCGCAATCAACACTTCCAAGACTCGTCCTGTTGAAGCTGAAGCACCTGGCATCATGGACCGTAAATCAGTAAGTGAGCCATTGCAGACAGGTATCAAGGCAATTGATGCCCTTGTACCAATTGGCCGCGGTCAGCGTGAATTGATAATCGGTGACAGACAGACAGGTAAAACAGCGCTTGCTGTTGATACGATTCTGAACCAGAAAGGCAAAGACATGATCTGTATCTATGTCGCCATCGGTCAGAAAGATTCTACAGTAAGAAGCACAGTTGAAACATTCCGCCGTTATGGTGCTCTTGATTATACGATCGTCGTATCAGCTGGTGCATCAGAGCCGGCACCGCTTCTTTACCTTGCTCCATATTCCGGAGTAGCAATTGGTGAAGAATTCATGTACAACGGCAAGAACGTTCTCGTCGTATATGATGACCTTTCAAAACAGGCTGTCGCATATCGTGAACTTTCCTTGCTTCTTCGCAGACCGCCAGGCCGTGAAGCTTTCCCAGGGGATGTCTTCTACTTGCACTCACGTCTTCTTGAACGTGCAGCAAAACTCAGTGATGAAAAAGGCGGCGGCTCGCTAACAGCATTGCCATTCGTTGAGACTCAGGCAGGAGATATTTCCGCTTATATCCCGACGAACGTTATTTCCATTACAGATGGCCAGATCTTCTTGCAGTCCGATCTCTTCTTCGCAGGCGTTCGTCCAGCAATCAACGCCGGACTTTCCGTATCGCGGGTAGGGGGAGCTGCACAGATCAAGGCAATGAAAAAAGTAGCCGGTACATTGCGTCTCGACCTCGCTTCTTATCGTGAGTTGGAAGCATTCGCTCAGTTCGGTTCCGATTTGGATAAAGCAACTAAGGCGAAGCTCGACCGCGGTCAACGTACAGTTGAAGTACTGAAACAAGGATTGCACAAACCACTTGCAGTTGAGAAGCAGGTCGCAATCATTTACGCACTTACTCATGGCTATATCGATGATGTACCAGTTCATGATGTAGAGCGTTTTGAGGCAGAGCTTTTCGATTATCTTGATGAGCATCATAAAGAAATGCTTGATTCCATCAACAAGACGGGCAATCTTCCTGAAGAGCAGGAAATGAACGGGGCGATTGAAGGTTTCAAGCGCACATTCCTGACAACGGAATCTGCACAGTAA
- a CDS encoding F0F1 ATP synthase subunit delta yields the protein MSDVTVANRYAEAIFQLGKERGTLETFHEELNVLRDVFLKNKELVQVFGNPSLSQARKKAFAREIFAGLNEDLLHTVYLLIERHRIDNLPLIAEQFEERVLEESGIARLEVYSAKPVDDRNKDELVQAFKKRLGKQHIQIENKIDPSLIGGLKVRVGNTIYDGSVRGKLDRLSQLIRTRKI from the coding sequence ATGAGTGATGTTACAGTTGCGAACCGCTATGCTGAAGCCATTTTCCAACTTGGTAAAGAACGCGGCACGCTTGAAACATTTCACGAAGAGCTGAATGTTCTGCGTGACGTTTTTCTAAAGAATAAAGAGCTCGTCCAAGTTTTCGGGAATCCGAGCTTATCACAAGCAAGGAAGAAAGCGTTTGCCCGTGAAATCTTTGCAGGCTTGAACGAAGATTTGCTTCACACTGTTTATTTGCTTATTGAGCGCCATCGCATTGACAATCTACCATTGATTGCAGAGCAGTTCGAGGAACGCGTCTTGGAAGAAAGCGGGATTGCAAGACTTGAAGTCTATTCTGCAAAGCCAGTGGATGATCGCAATAAAGATGAGCTTGTCCAGGCTTTTAAAAAGCGACTGGGAAAACAGCATATACAAATTGAGAACAAAATAGACCCGTCGCTTATCGGCGGTTTGAAAGTAAGAGTAGGCAATACAATCTATGACGGATCGGTACGAGGCAAGCTCGACCGTCTCAGTCAATTGATTCGCACGCGCAAAATCTAA